One window of the Granulicella arctica genome contains the following:
- a CDS encoding NADPH-dependent FMN reductase — protein MSQDRISLQEVMMMVVAVLLGSVRSERLGDRVAKWAISQLEARGHEVVLVDPFALKLPLLDKMWKEIDGKRTPTPDSHRDLFHKLAPLAELYARTDGYCIVSAEYNHSAPPALVNLIDHFLEEYFFRPSAIVCYSASPFGGVRAAMQLRALLPEVGMTSIPSLQPVPSAGTALSADGVALTQELAEKSGKFFDEFDWYMKAMKAARVDGVPY, from the coding sequence TTGTCGCAGGACCGCATCTCACTCCAAGAGGTGATGATGATGGTGGTTGCTGTTCTGCTGGGCTCTGTTCGCAGTGAGCGTTTGGGAGATCGGGTCGCCAAGTGGGCGATCAGTCAACTGGAGGCTCGCGGTCACGAGGTGGTGCTGGTTGATCCCTTCGCGCTGAAGCTCCCCCTGCTCGACAAGATGTGGAAGGAAATCGACGGGAAGCGTACGCCAACGCCTGACTCCCACCGGGACCTCTTTCACAAACTCGCGCCGCTGGCTGAACTGTACGCTCGGACGGATGGCTACTGCATCGTGAGTGCGGAATACAACCACAGCGCTCCGCCAGCGCTCGTTAACCTCATCGACCACTTTCTCGAAGAATATTTCTTTCGGCCGTCGGCCATCGTCTGCTATTCCGCAAGTCCGTTTGGTGGCGTACGCGCGGCGATGCAGCTTCGGGCGTTGCTGCCTGAGGTAGGGATGACTTCGATCCCGTCGTTGCAGCCTGTACCGTCGGCCGGGACTGCTTTGAGCGCGGACGGTGTGGCTTTGACGCAGGAGCTTGCTGAAAAGTCAGGTAAGTTCTTCGATGAGTTCGACTGGTATATGAAGGCGATGAAGGCGGCGCGGGTCGACGGCGTTCCGTACTGA
- the cynS gene encoding cyanase, with product MLSREDVSAKILSQKVALGLTWKGVAAKLGDSSPIIYTAALLGQSVLTIDEAKKAAEIFALTPEEAKWLTTSPERGAAALMPPTEPLIYRFYELIQNYGMTWKALIEEEFGDGIMSAIDFNMSIEREADPKGDRVKIAMSGKFLPFRRF from the coding sequence ATGCTAAGTCGCGAAGACGTGTCCGCAAAGATATTGAGCCAGAAGGTAGCGCTTGGTCTTACTTGGAAGGGCGTTGCGGCGAAGTTGGGTGATAGCTCCCCGATTATCTACACGGCCGCTCTGCTGGGTCAGTCCGTGCTGACAATAGATGAGGCGAAGAAAGCAGCGGAGATCTTTGCACTGACGCCGGAAGAGGCGAAGTGGCTGACGACCTCTCCGGAGCGTGGCGCTGCGGCGCTGATGCCGCCGACTGAACCGTTGATCTACCGGTTCTACGAGCTGATACAGAACTACGGGATGACCTGGAAAGCACTGATCGAGGAGGAGTTTGGCGACGGTATTATGAGCGCCATTGACTTCAATATGTCTATTGAACGAGAGGCTGATCCGAAGGGCGACCGCGTGAAGATAGCGATGTCGGGCAAATTTCTGCCATTCAGGCGCTTCTGA
- a CDS encoding cytochrome c oxidase subunit 3: MPAIITPIGTEHDKKRRVDDHDSGNGGRRPPNDKNDKRTGGGGDNDGWSNRPQGRRGPRERLSRFRLAVFFALAGDLMFFVAIVSAFFVSQNTGHFDAYNNYINQWLPTAIPPILWLNTAVLVLSSFTIEIARRHMFREVDVMDEWLGLGKPSTRNAMPWLSATVLLGLAFLVGQWIAWRQLARQHVFFGSNPSSHFFFLITGVHGVHLVLGIVALVGALVGLYSSKQMENRQIFVDSAAWYWHSMGVFWIFLFVLLAFFQ; this comes from the coding sequence ATGCCCGCAATCATCACCCCGATCGGGACAGAACACGATAAGAAGCGGCGCGTTGACGATCACGACAGCGGCAATGGTGGTCGTCGTCCACCGAACGACAAGAACGACAAGCGCACCGGTGGCGGTGGCGACAACGACGGCTGGAGCAATCGTCCCCAGGGTCGCCGCGGACCTCGTGAGCGCCTGAGCCGTTTTCGCCTCGCAGTCTTCTTCGCCCTCGCCGGCGATCTCATGTTCTTCGTCGCCATCGTCAGCGCGTTCTTCGTCTCGCAGAATACCGGCCACTTCGACGCCTACAACAACTACATTAATCAGTGGCTGCCTACCGCAATTCCTCCCATCCTTTGGCTCAACACTGCCGTCCTCGTCTTAAGCTCCTTCACCATCGAGATCGCCCGCCGGCACATGTTCCGCGAGGTCGACGTGATGGATGAGTGGCTTGGCCTCGGTAAGCCAAGCACTCGGAATGCGATGCCCTGGCTCTCCGCAACCGTCCTGCTTGGCCTCGCCTTCCTGGTCGGGCAGTGGATCGCCTGGAGGCAGCTTGCCCGGCAACACGTCTTTTTCGGTTCCAACCCGAGCAGCCATTTCTTCTTCCTGATCACCGGCGTTCACGGAGTGCACCTCGTCCTCGGCATCGTCGCATTGGTGGGCGCGCTTGTTGGTCTCTACAGCTCCAAGCAGATGGAGAATCGCCAGATCTTCGTAGACTCCGCGGCATGGTATTGGCACTCAATGGGTGTGTTCTGGATCTTCCTCTTCGTCCTTCTCGCCTTCTTTCAATGA
- a CDS encoding cytochrome c oxidase subunit I encodes MNTITARKPFLRRYIFSTDHHVIGLQYLILALVAVAIGTTMSLLMRIHLVWPDLILPGHGPILPEDYLALVTLHGTMMLFFVLTTAPQSGFGNLILPAQIGSRTMAFPRLNATSFWLTAIALLTLLSSTLVQGGAAISGWTAYPPLSAVASAGPGQALGMDLWLASIVLFAVASTAASINTLVTIIKLRCDGMTWDRLPLTVWGWFTAALLSILAFSVLLAALVMLFADRHAGTSFFLPAGDLVSGTLHTGGNGSPLLWLQLFWFFGHPEVYIAILPGMGLTSMLLANFSRRRVFAYRTMILTTLLIGFLGILVWGHHMFVAGLNPFAGTAFSISTIAIALPAAAKVLSWLATIWRSRPQLTTPMLFALGFVSLFLTGGLTGPILAQPILDQYLHNTFFVVAHFHLIMAMAGVFGLFAGAYYWFPLLSASSKNPAGRIMSESLGRWHFWGSFLGAYATFLPMHITGLAGEPRHYAQLTGIPGSAAAHLLATGSIPLQKHITYGAIFLASAQMLFLWNLIRSTRRGEYAPENPWQATTLEWHPDLAPFAPPSASNETIAVHHAPCTYGDTSFLTQWSPGDKPE; translated from the coding sequence ATGAACACCATCACGGCTCGCAAGCCTTTCCTGCGCCGCTACATCTTCTCGACCGATCACCACGTGATCGGCCTTCAATACCTGATCCTCGCCCTCGTAGCCGTAGCCATCGGCACCACGATGTCGCTTCTCATGCGCATCCATCTCGTCTGGCCCGACCTGATCCTGCCGGGACACGGCCCAATCCTCCCCGAGGATTACCTTGCCCTCGTCACCCTTCACGGCACCATGATGCTCTTCTTCGTCCTCACCACCGCGCCTCAGTCCGGCTTCGGCAATCTCATCCTGCCTGCCCAGATTGGTTCGCGCACGATGGCCTTCCCGCGCCTCAACGCGACCAGCTTCTGGCTCACAGCAATCGCGCTGCTCACGCTGCTCTCCTCGACCCTTGTTCAAGGTGGAGCAGCGATCTCCGGCTGGACCGCCTATCCGCCACTCTCCGCTGTAGCTTCCGCCGGTCCCGGTCAGGCACTCGGAATGGATCTCTGGCTCGCCAGCATCGTGCTGTTCGCCGTCGCCAGCACCGCCGCCTCCATTAACACGCTCGTCACTATCATCAAGCTCCGCTGCGACGGCATGACGTGGGATCGCCTGCCGCTCACCGTCTGGGGCTGGTTCACCGCAGCCCTTCTCAGCATCCTCGCCTTCTCCGTTCTGCTCGCCGCTCTCGTCATGCTCTTCGCTGATCGCCACGCCGGAACCAGCTTCTTCCTTCCAGCCGGCGACCTCGTCAGCGGAACGCTCCACACTGGCGGCAACGGATCGCCGCTACTCTGGCTTCAACTCTTCTGGTTCTTCGGTCATCCCGAGGTCTACATCGCCATCCTCCCCGGAATGGGCCTGACCTCAATGCTGCTCGCCAACTTCTCCCGGCGCAGGGTCTTCGCCTACCGGACAATGATCCTGACGACATTGCTCATCGGCTTCCTGGGCATTCTCGTCTGGGGCCATCACATGTTCGTCGCCGGCCTCAATCCCTTCGCCGGAACAGCCTTCTCCATCTCGACTATTGCCATCGCTCTACCCGCCGCGGCCAAAGTCCTGAGCTGGCTTGCCACTATCTGGCGCAGTCGCCCGCAACTCACAACACCCATGCTCTTCGCCCTGGGCTTCGTTTCTCTCTTTCTTACCGGTGGCCTCACCGGCCCAATCCTCGCCCAGCCTATTCTCGATCAATATCTGCACAACACTTTCTTCGTCGTAGCCCATTTCCACCTGATCATGGCGATGGCTGGAGTCTTCGGCCTCTTCGCCGGAGCCTACTACTGGTTTCCGCTCCTAAGCGCTTCGTCCAAAAATCCAGCCGGTCGCATCATGTCAGAGTCGCTCGGCCGCTGGCACTTCTGGGGATCTTTTCTTGGAGCCTACGCAACCTTCCTCCCAATGCACATCACCGGCCTCGCTGGCGAACCCCGCCACTACGCCCAACTCACCGGCATTCCCGGTTCTGCTGCCGCACACCTTCTCGCGACCGGCTCTATTCCTTTACAGAAGCACATCACCTACGGTGCGATCTTCTTGGCAAGCGCTCAGATGCTCTTCCTCTGGAACCTGATCCGCAGCACTCGTCGCGGAGAATATGCCCCGGAAAACCCATGGCAGGCCACTACGCTTGAATGGCATCCGGACCTCGCTCCCTTTGCCCCGCCATCCGCATCCAATGAAACAATCGCCGTCCATCATGCTCCATGCACATACGGCGACACTTCTTTCCTCACCCAGTGGTCTCCCGGCGATAAACCGGAGTAA